One window from the genome of Streptomyces sp. NBC_01476 encodes:
- a CDS encoding bifunctional metallophosphatase/5'-nucleotidase gives MSLARRISVGVASLAAVGTLIAACPAPAHGHDGHGGHGGGGSHQGHGHPKPDPAVDLQLLALNDFHGNLEPPAGSSGSVNELQPDGTVKAVAAGGVEYLASSLRTARKGHDRSLTVAAGDLVGASPLLSGLFHDEPTVEAMNKIGLDVTSVGNHEFDEGKGELLRLQNGGCHPVDGCYQQGKPFDGADYPYLSANVINDRTGRPLLQPYTVKNVKGVKVGFIGVTLEGTPDIVTAAGVAGLKFLDEAETVNKYTKILKAQGVNAVVALIHEGGVPVSGNYNYDCDAGGAGTGISGSIVDIAKKISPDVDALVTGHTHNSYVCTIPDPAGRPRLVSSASSFGRLYTELDMKYDLRTHDIVRTSVKGSNHVVNRVQPKAADMTALIARWSTLAAPVAGRTIGYISGDIGRGEGETPLGDLIADAQLEYGRTLDPDVQLALTNPGGIRTDLVYPATGSEGDGVVTYAEGFAVQPFSNTVNLTTLTGAQLITALQQQVSGANAGNAEKILQISQGLTYTLDRTKTGADQVVVGSVELNGTPLDPAASYRVAENNFLAGGGDGFTALGQGTDPLVGGDDLAALAAYLTAHSSASAPLAPPAANRVTVIR, from the coding sequence ATGTCTCTGGCACGCAGAATCTCGGTGGGTGTGGCGAGCCTGGCGGCGGTCGGCACCCTGATCGCGGCCTGTCCCGCACCCGCCCACGGCCACGACGGACACGGCGGTCACGGCGGGGGCGGCAGCCACCAGGGCCACGGCCATCCCAAGCCGGACCCCGCCGTCGACCTCCAGCTCCTCGCCCTCAACGACTTCCACGGCAATCTGGAGCCGCCGGCCGGCTCCTCCGGAAGCGTCAACGAGCTCCAGCCGGACGGCACCGTCAAGGCGGTCGCGGCCGGCGGTGTCGAGTACCTCGCCTCCAGCCTGCGCACCGCCCGCAAGGGGCACGACCGTTCGCTCACCGTCGCGGCCGGCGACCTGGTGGGAGCGAGCCCGCTGCTGTCCGGCCTCTTCCACGACGAGCCCACCGTCGAGGCCATGAACAAGATCGGCCTGGACGTCACCAGTGTCGGCAACCACGAGTTCGACGAGGGCAAGGGCGAACTGCTGCGCCTGCAGAACGGCGGCTGCCACCCGGTCGACGGCTGCTACCAGCAGGGCAAGCCCTTCGACGGCGCCGACTACCCCTACCTGTCGGCGAACGTCATCAACGACAGGACCGGCCGCCCGCTCCTCCAGCCCTACACCGTGAAGAACGTCAAGGGCGTGAAGGTCGGCTTCATCGGCGTCACCCTCGAAGGAACCCCGGACATCGTGACCGCGGCCGGCGTCGCGGGCCTGAAGTTCCTCGACGAGGCCGAGACCGTCAACAAGTACACCAAGATCCTCAAAGCTCAGGGCGTCAACGCCGTGGTGGCCCTGATCCACGAGGGCGGCGTACCGGTCTCAGGGAACTACAACTACGACTGCGACGCGGGCGGCGCGGGCACCGGCATCTCCGGCTCGATCGTCGACATCGCCAAGAAGATCAGCCCGGACGTGGACGCCCTGGTCACCGGCCACACCCACAACAGCTACGTGTGCACCATTCCGGACCCGGCCGGCCGCCCCCGGCTGGTCAGCAGCGCCTCCTCCTTCGGCCGGCTCTACACCGAGCTGGACATGAAGTACGACCTGCGCACCCACGACATCGTGCGCACCTCGGTCAAGGGCAGCAACCACGTGGTGAACCGCGTGCAGCCCAAGGCCGCCGACATGACCGCGCTGATCGCCCGCTGGAGCACCCTGGCCGCGCCGGTGGCCGGCCGCACCATCGGATACATCAGCGGCGACATCGGCCGCGGCGAGGGCGAGACCCCGCTCGGCGACCTGATCGCCGATGCCCAGCTGGAGTACGGCAGGACCCTCGACCCTGACGTGCAGCTGGCTCTCACCAACCCCGGCGGCATCCGCACCGACCTGGTCTACCCGGCCACCGGCAGCGAGGGCGACGGTGTCGTCACCTATGCGGAAGGCTTCGCGGTGCAGCCGTTCAGCAACACCGTCAACCTCACCACGCTCACCGGCGCCCAGCTCATCACCGCGCTCCAGCAGCAGGTCAGCGGGGCCAACGCCGGCAACGCGGAGAAGATCCTGCAGATCTCGCAGGGCCTGACCTACACCCTGGACCGGACGAAGACCGGCGCCGACCAGGTCGTGGTCGGCTCGGTGGAACTCAACGGCACCCCGCTCGACCCGGCCGCCTCCTACCGCGTCGCGGAGAACAACTTCCTGGCCGGCGGCGGCGACGGCTTCACCGCGCTCGGGCAGGGCACCGACCCGCTGGTCGGCGGCGACGACCTGGCCGCCCTCGCCGCCTACCTGACCGCGCACTCCTCCGCGTCGGCGCCGCTCGCGCCGCCGGCCGCGAACCGGGTGACCGTCATCAGGTGA
- the mshD gene encoding mycothiol synthase: MSDRRIEALSELQQSAAAAVVELIRTAAAADGRPAVSEQGMLYIRRGSAPGVRHLLLWTPGDTGDELTGYAQIDGTDPVEAPAAEFLIHPDRRSQGHGRALGEELLTATGKRLRVWAHGGHPAARHLAVTLRLKLFRELRQMRRPLDARLSGLPEPRLPEGVTVRTFVPGQDEAAWLAVNAAAFAHHPEQGGLTLRDLEDREAEPWFDPAGFFLACRGAVLAGYHWTKVHAEEGLGEVYVVGVAPGEQGSGLGKALTSIGLRHLARDRGLTTAMLYVDADNAPAVAVYERLGFTVHETDLMYRTEN; this comes from the coding sequence ATGAGCGACCGGCGAATCGAGGCACTGTCCGAGCTCCAGCAGAGCGCCGCCGCGGCGGTTGTGGAGCTGATCAGGACCGCCGCTGCCGCCGACGGGCGGCCCGCGGTCTCCGAGCAGGGAATGCTGTACATCCGGCGGGGCAGCGCCCCCGGCGTACGGCATCTGCTGCTGTGGACACCCGGCGACACGGGTGACGAGCTGACCGGCTACGCCCAGATCGACGGCACCGACCCGGTGGAGGCACCGGCCGCCGAGTTCCTGATCCACCCGGACCGCCGCTCGCAGGGCCACGGCCGGGCGCTGGGCGAGGAGCTGCTCACCGCCACCGGCAAGCGCCTGCGGGTGTGGGCGCACGGCGGCCACCCGGCGGCCCGCCACCTCGCCGTCACCCTGCGGCTGAAGCTCTTCCGCGAGCTGCGCCAGATGCGCCGCCCGCTCGACGCGCGGCTCAGCGGGCTGCCCGAGCCGCGGCTGCCGGAGGGCGTCACGGTACGCACCTTCGTCCCCGGCCAGGACGAGGCCGCCTGGCTCGCGGTCAACGCCGCGGCCTTCGCCCACCACCCCGAACAGGGCGGCCTCACCCTGCGTGACCTGGAGGACCGGGAGGCCGAGCCGTGGTTCGACCCGGCCGGCTTCTTCCTCGCCTGCCGCGGCGCGGTCCTGGCCGGCTACCACTGGACGAAGGTGCACGCCGAGGAGGGCCTGGGCGAGGTGTACGTGGTCGGGGTCGCGCCCGGCGAGCAGGGCAGCGGGCTGGGCAAGGCGCTGACCTCGATCGGCCTGCGTCACCTCGCCCGGGACCGGGGCCTGACCACGGCGATGCTCTACGTGGACGCCGACAACGCGCCCGCGGTCGCCGTCTACGAACGCCTGGGCTTCACCGTGCACGAGACCGACCTGATGTACCGCACCGAGAACTGA
- a CDS encoding RNA degradosome polyphosphate kinase yields the protein MAQTNHPSVPSQPHTPEGDPTADVAFRPRVVPDLSPDLPDLASAGEEYGDELPQGRFLDRERSWLAFNERVLELAEDPTTPLLERANFLAIFASNLDEFFMVRVAGLKRRMATGVATRSAAGLQPRDVLDGILTRSRELMARHAACFQNDVAPQLADEGIHVIRWGDLTEKEQARLATLFRQQIFPVLTPLAVDPAHPFPYISGLSLNLAVVVRNPVSGHEHFARVKVPPILFRFLEAGPQRYVPLEDVIAAHLDELFPGMEVLDHHMFRVTRNEDLEVEEDDAENLLQALEKELMRRRFGPPVRLEVEESIAPRVLDLLVHELKMKHTEVYPLPGPLDLTGLFAIAGLDRPELKFPRFIAGTHRDLAEVESASPPDIFAALRERDVLLHHPYDSFSTSVQSFLDQAAADPDVLAIKQTLYRTSGDSPIVDALIDAAEAGKQVLVLVEIKARFDEQANIKWARKLEEAGCHVVYGLVGLKTHCKLSLVVRQEGETLRRYSHVGTGNYHPKTARLYEDLGLLTADPQVGADLSHLFNRLSGYSRREAYNRLLVAPRSLRDGLIQRIVAEIDHHKAGRPAYVRIKVNSIVDEVIIDALYRASQAGVPVDIWVRGICAVRPGVPGLSENIRVRSILGRFLEHSRVFVFGNGGEPEVWLGSADMMHRNLDRRIEALVRVADPTHRATIGRLLETGMSDSTSSWHLAADGNWTRHSTDADGRPLRNIQEMLIDARRRRRGPSAAT from the coding sequence ATGGCCCAGACGAATCACCCCAGTGTCCCCTCGCAGCCTCACACGCCCGAGGGGGACCCCACCGCCGACGTCGCTTTCCGGCCGCGCGTCGTGCCCGACCTGTCGCCCGACCTCCCTGACCTGGCCTCGGCCGGTGAGGAGTACGGCGACGAACTGCCGCAGGGCCGTTTCCTGGACCGCGAGCGCAGCTGGCTCGCCTTCAACGAGCGGGTGCTCGAACTCGCCGAGGACCCGACGACCCCGTTGCTGGAACGCGCCAATTTCCTGGCGATATTCGCGAGCAACCTCGATGAGTTCTTCATGGTGCGGGTGGCCGGCCTCAAGCGCCGGATGGCGACCGGTGTCGCCACCCGTTCGGCCGCAGGGCTCCAGCCGCGTGACGTGCTGGACGGAATCCTGACCAGGTCCCGCGAACTCATGGCCCGGCACGCCGCCTGCTTCCAGAACGACGTGGCCCCGCAGCTCGCCGACGAGGGCATCCATGTGATCCGCTGGGGCGACCTGACGGAGAAGGAGCAGGCCCGGCTGGCCACCCTCTTCCGGCAGCAGATCTTCCCGGTGCTGACCCCGCTGGCCGTCGACCCCGCGCACCCCTTCCCGTACATCTCCGGCCTGTCGCTGAACCTCGCCGTCGTGGTCCGCAACCCGGTCTCCGGGCACGAGCACTTCGCCCGGGTGAAGGTGCCGCCGATCCTCTTCCGCTTCCTGGAGGCCGGGCCGCAGCGGTACGTGCCGCTGGAGGACGTGATCGCCGCCCACCTCGACGAGCTCTTCCCGGGGATGGAGGTCCTCGACCACCACATGTTCCGGGTCACCAGGAACGAGGACCTGGAAGTCGAGGAGGACGACGCGGAGAACCTCCTGCAGGCCCTGGAGAAGGAGCTGATGCGGCGCCGCTTCGGGCCGCCGGTACGCCTTGAGGTCGAGGAGTCGATCGCCCCCCGGGTGCTGGACCTGCTGGTGCACGAGCTGAAGATGAAGCACACCGAGGTCTATCCGCTGCCCGGGCCGCTCGATCTGACCGGTCTGTTCGCCATCGCCGGCCTGGACCGCCCCGAGCTGAAGTTCCCGCGGTTCATCGCCGGCACCCACCGCGACCTCGCCGAGGTCGAGTCCGCGTCCCCGCCGGACATATTCGCCGCCCTGCGCGAGCGGGACGTGCTGCTGCACCACCCGTACGACTCCTTCTCCACCTCGGTGCAGTCCTTCCTCGACCAGGCCGCCGCCGACCCGGACGTGCTGGCGATCAAGCAGACGCTCTACCGCACCTCCGGCGACTCGCCGATCGTGGACGCGCTGATCGACGCGGCCGAGGCGGGCAAGCAGGTGCTGGTGCTGGTCGAGATCAAGGCGCGCTTCGACGAGCAGGCCAACATCAAGTGGGCCCGCAAGCTGGAGGAGGCGGGCTGCCATGTGGTGTACGGGCTGGTCGGCCTGAAGACGCACTGCAAGCTGTCGCTGGTGGTCCGCCAGGAGGGCGAGACGCTGCGGCGCTACAGCCACGTCGGCACCGGCAACTACCACCCCAAGACCGCCCGGCTCTACGAGGACCTGGGCCTGCTCACCGCGGACCCGCAGGTGGGCGCGGACCTGTCGCACCTGTTCAACCGGCTCTCCGGCTACTCGCGGCGTGAGGCGTACAACCGGCTGCTGGTCGCCCCGCGCAGCCTGCGGGACGGGCTGATCCAGCGGATCGTGGCGGAGATCGACCACCACAAGGCCGGCCGGCCCGCGTACGTACGGATCAAGGTCAACTCGATCGTCGACGAGGTGATCATCGACGCGCTCTACCGTGCCTCGCAGGCCGGGGTCCCGGTGGACATCTGGGTCCGCGGGATCTGCGCGGTACGGCCGGGGGTGCCGGGGCTCTCGGAGAACATCCGGGTGCGCAGCATCCTCGGGCGCTTCCTCGAACACTCCCGGGTGTTCGTCTTCGGCAACGGCGGCGAGCCCGAAGTGTGGCTCGGCAGCGCCGACATGATGCACCGTAACCTCGACCGCCGCATCGAGGCGCTGGTCAGGGTCGCCGACCCGACGCACCGCGCCACCATCGGCCGCCTGCTGGAGACCGGGATGTCGGACTCCACGTCCTCCTGGCACCTGGCGGCCGACGGCAACTGGACCCGCCACAGCACCGACGCCGACGGACGGCCGCTGCGGAACATCCAGGAGATGCTCATCGACGCCCGGAGGCGCCGGCGTGGCCCATCAGCAGCGACCTGA
- a CDS encoding S1C family serine protease translates to MTESNRYSGEPQDPHDPQPPLYFGPQTPPATEGDTSATGFPPPPPYAPAEPPTHKRRRAGRPIALFAAVAVAAGVIGGGAGALIGNQSDSHSSTTAAATGAVNAALNGTVAGVAKAVSPSIVEIDATSNSGEAIGSGVIITADGQIVTNNHVVAGSDTIKVTYSNGKSATASVVGTDPQKDLALIKVNGASGLPAATLGDSSGLVIGDQVVAIGSPEGLAGTVTSGIVSALNRDVTVPVEDGQSQSQQGNGNQWPFSFGGNQYNGSTGSSTTTYKAIQTDASLNPGNSGGALINMSGQIVGINAAMYSADSSSGSGSSSAGSVGLGFAIPINTVKSDLANLRAGGSGDTSNGSGGSSGNSDSGNGQNSSGDSSGFGSGF, encoded by the coding sequence ATGACCGAGAGCAACCGCTACAGCGGCGAACCCCAGGACCCGCACGACCCGCAGCCACCGCTCTATTTCGGCCCGCAGACGCCCCCCGCCACCGAGGGGGACACCTCGGCCACCGGTTTCCCGCCGCCCCCTCCGTACGCCCCCGCCGAGCCGCCCACCCACAAGCGGCGCCGGGCCGGGCGGCCGATCGCGCTCTTCGCGGCCGTGGCGGTCGCGGCCGGGGTGATCGGCGGCGGTGCGGGCGCGCTGATCGGCAACCAGTCGGACAGCCACAGCTCCACCACCGCCGCGGCGACCGGCGCGGTCAACGCGGCGCTCAACGGAACCGTGGCCGGGGTGGCCAAGGCGGTCAGCCCGAGCATCGTGGAGATCGACGCGACCTCCAACTCCGGTGAGGCGATCGGCAGCGGCGTGATCATCACCGCCGATGGCCAGATCGTCACCAACAACCACGTGGTGGCCGGGTCGGACACCATCAAGGTCACCTACAGCAACGGCAAGTCGGCCACCGCATCGGTGGTCGGCACCGATCCGCAGAAGGACCTGGCGCTGATCAAGGTGAACGGGGCCAGCGGGCTGCCCGCGGCCACCCTCGGCGACTCCTCCGGGCTGGTGATCGGCGACCAGGTGGTGGCCATCGGCTCCCCCGAGGGCCTGGCCGGCACGGTCACCAGCGGCATCGTCTCTGCGCTGAACCGTGATGTCACGGTGCCGGTCGAGGACGGCCAGAGCCAGTCGCAGCAGGGCAACGGCAACCAGTGGCCGTTCTCCTTCGGCGGCAACCAGTACAACGGCAGCACCGGCAGCTCCACCACCACCTACAAGGCGATCCAGACCGACGCCTCGCTCAACCCGGGCAACTCCGGTGGCGCGCTGATCAACATGAGCGGCCAGATCGTCGGCATCAACGCGGCGATGTACTCGGCCGACTCCTCCTCGGGCAGCGGCTCCTCCAGCGCCGGCAGCGTCGGCCTCGGCTTCGCGATCCCGATCAACACCGTCAAGTCCGACCTCGCGAACCTGCGGGCCGGCGGTTCCGGCGACACCAGCAATGGCAGCGGTGGCAGCAGTGGAAACAGCGACAGTGGCAACGGTCAGAACAGCAGCGGCGACAGCAGCGGCTTCGGCAGCGGCTTCTGA
- a CDS encoding response regulator transcription factor produces the protein MSTGESGEAPARILIVDDEPAVREALRRSLAFEGYDTELAADGMAALEQAAAHHPDAIVLDVLMPRMDGLTTARRLRSAGVTTPILMLTARDTVGDRVTGLDAGADDYLVKPFELDELLARLRALLRRSSYAAGPAGSEQDHALTFGDLRMDAATREVTRAGRPVELTRTEYTLLELFLSHPRQVLTREQILKSVWGFDFEPSSNSLDVYVMYLRRKTEAGGMPRVVHTVRGVGYVLRAPDGGHS, from the coding sequence ATGAGCACCGGTGAGAGCGGCGAGGCACCCGCCCGCATTCTGATCGTGGACGACGAGCCCGCCGTGCGGGAGGCGCTGCGCCGCAGTCTCGCCTTCGAGGGGTACGACACCGAACTGGCCGCGGACGGCATGGCCGCGCTGGAGCAGGCGGCGGCGCACCACCCGGACGCGATCGTGCTGGACGTGCTGATGCCACGGATGGACGGGCTGACCACCGCCAGGCGGCTGCGCTCCGCCGGGGTGACCACCCCGATCCTGATGCTCACCGCGCGGGACACCGTCGGCGACCGCGTCACCGGGCTCGACGCCGGCGCCGACGACTACCTGGTCAAGCCGTTCGAGCTGGACGAGCTGCTGGCCCGGCTGCGGGCCCTGCTGCGGCGCAGCTCCTACGCGGCCGGGCCGGCCGGCAGCGAGCAGGACCACGCGCTCACCTTCGGCGACCTGCGGATGGACGCCGCGACCCGTGAGGTGACCCGGGCCGGCCGGCCGGTCGAGCTGACCCGTACCGAGTACACCCTGCTGGAGCTCTTCCTCAGCCACCCGCGCCAGGTGCTCACCCGCGAGCAGATCCTCAAGTCGGTGTGGGGCTTCGACTTCGAGCCGTCGTCCAACTCCCTGGACGTGTACGTGATGTATCTGCGCCGCAAGACCGAGGCGGGCGGCATGCCGCGGGTGGTGCACACCGTGCGGGGGGTCGGCTACGTGCTGCGCGCCCCGGACGGCGGGCATTCATGA
- a CDS encoding MFS transporter: protein MRRWMMLALGTAAQTAACAFVYGIPYLADDLRKQEQLTLTQVGLLVACPTAGLVLALYLWGAAADRWGERVVIALGLGAAAGALAAAAWGAHGMVAFGALLVLAGAAGASVYSASGRLVMGWFAARERGLAMGIRQTSTPLGMGLAALAMPPLAAAHGLTGAMGFLAVLCGVIAVLIAVFAADPARAKGAAAGPAPNPYRGDHTLWRIHGSAALLVVPQFTAGAFALVLLVDVRGWSPVHAGQLIAVAQGLGAVSRIVVGRWSDRIGERLRPMRRLAVVTSAVVAATALTTAFPSPLTAVLLVVAIALTASTNGLSFTSTAELAGPAWSGRALGVHNTGQNLTAAVVPPAMAAIISATAYWPGFALAAATAGVSALIVPVTSRRAAARVAAESAPESEAGSAPGSAAGSAADGTISA from the coding sequence GTGCGACGTTGGATGATGCTGGCGCTGGGGACCGCCGCGCAGACCGCGGCCTGCGCGTTCGTCTACGGGATTCCCTATCTGGCCGACGACCTGCGCAAGCAGGAGCAGTTGACGCTGACTCAGGTGGGACTGCTGGTGGCCTGCCCCACCGCGGGGCTGGTGCTCGCGCTCTATCTGTGGGGCGCCGCCGCCGACCGGTGGGGGGAGCGGGTGGTGATCGCGCTCGGGCTGGGAGCCGCGGCCGGCGCGCTGGCCGCGGCGGCGTGGGGCGCGCACGGGATGGTCGCCTTCGGGGCCCTGCTGGTGCTGGCCGGCGCCGCGGGGGCCTCGGTCTACTCGGCCAGCGGACGGCTGGTGATGGGCTGGTTCGCCGCGCGGGAGCGGGGGCTCGCGATGGGGATCCGGCAGACGTCGACGCCGCTGGGGATGGGGCTGGCCGCGCTGGCGATGCCACCGCTGGCCGCCGCCCACGGGCTGACCGGGGCGATGGGTTTCCTCGCGGTGCTCTGCGGCGTCATCGCGGTACTGATCGCGGTCTTCGCCGCCGATCCGGCCCGCGCCAAGGGGGCCGCCGCCGGGCCCGCGCCCAATCCGTACCGCGGTGACCACACCCTGTGGCGGATCCACGGCTCGGCGGCCCTGCTGGTGGTGCCGCAGTTCACCGCGGGCGCGTTCGCGCTGGTGCTGCTGGTGGACGTACGCGGCTGGTCGCCGGTGCACGCAGGGCAGCTGATCGCGGTCGCCCAAGGGCTGGGCGCGGTGTCCCGCATCGTGGTCGGCCGCTGGTCGGACCGGATCGGCGAGCGGCTGCGTCCGATGCGGCGGCTGGCCGTGGTGACCTCCGCGGTGGTCGCCGCCACCGCGCTGACCACCGCTTTCCCCTCACCGCTCACCGCGGTCCTGCTGGTCGTGGCCATCGCGCTGACCGCGAGCACCAACGGGCTCTCCTTCACCTCCACCGCCGAGCTGGCCGGTCCCGCCTGGTCCGGCCGCGCCCTCGGCGTCCACAACACCGGCCAGAACCTGACCGCCGCCGTCGTACCGCCCGCCATGGCCGCGATCATCTCGGCGACCGCGTACTGGCCCGGCTTCGCGCTCGCCGCCGCCACCGCGGGCGTGTCCGCGCTGATCGTCCCGGTGACATCGCGCCGGGCCGCGGCCCGGGTGGCGGCCGAGTCCGCGCCTGAGTCAGAGGCCGGGTCGGCGCCCGGGTCAGCGGCGGGCTCGGCTGCCGACGGGACGATCAGCGCCTGA
- a CDS encoding sensor histidine kinase: MNNLPLRSRLTILTASAVAVAVALAALACWLITRNQLSNQLDSSLKAVRPDPTQLVAAAQNCPANPQGGQVAPSFYTVRLIAPDGKVCLVFGDSPIPATAADIAVADGRDRISVHDATAQNGTPMRVVTYQDHLRSIGFTASVARPLTENNHALDTLAWVLLAVTGVGVLGAASAGLWIARAGLRPVDTLTGTVEHIARTEDLNVRIPVEGHDEIARLSTSFNAMTAALASSRDRQQQLIADAGHELRTPLTSLRTNIELLERSEATGRALPPEDRRALLASVKAQMTELASLIGDLQELSRPDAVRTPDVVPLHEVTGTALERARLRGPDLKLVADVRPWFVRGEAAALERAIVNLLDNAVKFSPPGGEIEVRLAGGQLTVRDHGPGIPAEELPHVFERFWRSPTARSLPGSGLGLSIVARTVQQSGGEVTLTPAPGGGTLATLRLPGAPTAPPDDPAIT, translated from the coding sequence ATGAACAACCTGCCCCTGCGGTCCCGGCTGACGATCCTGACCGCCTCCGCGGTGGCGGTCGCGGTGGCGCTGGCCGCGCTCGCCTGCTGGCTGATCACCCGCAACCAGCTCTCCAACCAGCTCGACTCCTCGCTGAAGGCGGTACGGCCCGACCCGACCCAGCTGGTGGCGGCGGCCCAGAACTGCCCGGCGAACCCGCAGGGCGGGCAGGTCGCGCCCAGTTTCTACACCGTCCGGCTGATCGCGCCCGACGGGAAGGTGTGCCTGGTCTTCGGCGATTCGCCGATCCCGGCGACGGCCGCGGACATCGCGGTGGCCGACGGCCGGGACCGGATCAGCGTGCACGACGCCACGGCGCAGAACGGTACGCCGATGCGGGTGGTCACCTACCAGGACCACCTGCGGTCCATCGGTTTCACCGCTTCGGTGGCCCGCCCGCTCACCGAGAACAACCACGCGCTGGACACCCTCGCCTGGGTGCTGCTCGCGGTGACCGGCGTCGGTGTGCTGGGGGCCGCGTCGGCCGGCCTGTGGATCGCCCGGGCCGGGCTGCGGCCGGTGGACACGCTCACCGGGACCGTCGAGCACATCGCCCGCACCGAGGACCTGAACGTACGGATCCCGGTCGAGGGGCACGACGAGATCGCCCGGCTGAGCACGTCCTTCAACGCGATGACCGCCGCGCTGGCGTCGTCCCGGGACCGGCAGCAGCAGCTGATCGCCGACGCCGGGCACGAACTGCGCACCCCGCTGACCTCCCTGCGGACCAATATCGAGCTGCTGGAGCGGAGCGAGGCGACCGGGCGGGCGCTGCCGCCGGAGGACCGGCGGGCGCTGCTCGCCTCGGTGAAGGCGCAGATGACCGAGCTGGCGTCGCTCATCGGCGACCTGCAGGAGCTCTCCCGCCCGGACGCGGTCCGCACGCCGGACGTGGTGCCGCTGCACGAGGTGACCGGGACCGCGCTGGAACGGGCCAGGCTGCGCGGACCGGATCTCAAGCTGGTGGCGGACGTACGGCCCTGGTTCGTACGGGGCGAGGCCGCCGCGCTGGAGCGGGCGATCGTCAACCTGCTGGACAACGCGGTGAAGTTCTCGCCGCCCGGCGGGGAGATCGAGGTACGGCTGGCCGGCGGGCAGCTGACCGTACGGGATCACGGTCCGGGCATCCCGGCCGAGGAACTCCCGCATGTCTTCGAGCGGTTCTGGCGCTCGCCGACCGCCCGCTCGCTGCCGGGCAGCGGGCTGGGCCTGTCGATCGTGGCGCGGACCGTGCAGCAGTCGGGCGGCGAGGTGACGCTGACCCCGGCGCCGGGGGGCGGCACGCTGGCCACCCTCCGGCTGCCGGGGGCGCCGACCGCGCCGCCCGACGACCCGGCGATCACCTGA